A stretch of the Bradyrhizobium arachidis genome encodes the following:
- a CDS encoding enoyl-CoA hydratase-related protein — protein sequence MKDIIVAKRDGVARVTLNRPAARNAVTLAMWRELADIFSRFADDRDVRAVVLAGEGKDFSVGADISEFDSIRDDKQQSADYEVAVDACSGAIAALGKPVVAAISGYCLGGGCHLALACDFRFGDRTAIIGIPSAKLSIVYGVRSVQRLLALTGIANAKRILYSADRYPAEQAMSMGLIDEIHDDASLAAERFLERLADNAPLSIAGAKYMLNGLSTGAGGLDLAVAQQLVDVASDSEDFREGRRAFAEKRAPRFRGE from the coding sequence GTGAAAGACATCATCGTCGCGAAGCGGGACGGCGTAGCGCGCGTCACATTGAACCGGCCAGCGGCGAGGAACGCCGTCACGCTGGCGATGTGGCGTGAGCTCGCCGACATTTTCTCGCGCTTCGCTGACGATCGGGATGTTCGAGCGGTCGTGCTGGCGGGCGAGGGTAAGGACTTTTCCGTCGGCGCCGATATCTCCGAGTTCGACAGTATTCGGGACGACAAGCAACAAAGCGCCGACTACGAAGTCGCCGTCGATGCCTGTTCTGGCGCGATCGCGGCGTTGGGAAAGCCCGTTGTTGCAGCCATTTCCGGCTATTGCCTTGGAGGCGGTTGTCATCTCGCGCTGGCGTGCGACTTTCGCTTCGGCGATCGAACCGCAATCATCGGGATTCCGTCGGCAAAGCTCTCGATCGTCTATGGCGTTCGGAGCGTGCAGCGGTTGTTGGCGCTAACCGGCATCGCAAACGCCAAGCGCATCCTTTACTCCGCGGACCGCTATCCGGCCGAGCAGGCGATGTCGATGGGATTGATCGACGAGATACACGACGATGCTTCGCTCGCCGCCGAGCGCTTCCTGGAGCGGCTGGCGGACAATGCGCCACTTTCGATCGCTGGCGCGAAATACATGCTGAACGGGCTTTCGACGGGCGCCGGCGGCCTCGATTTGGCCGTGGCGCAGCAACTCGTCGATGTTGCTTCCGACAGCGAGGATTTCAGGGAAGGCCGTCGCGCGTTTGCGGAGAAGAGAGCTCCGCGGTTTCGTGGCGAATAA
- a CDS encoding xanthine dehydrogenase family protein subunit M, which produces MKPAKFEYVAPTTVDAAVEALRAANGEGKVLAGGQSLLPLLNFRMTRPAVLVDLNGIKELSFIELRGDRVAIGALTRHREIEQSPLIASKLPVMAAAMRHVAHLAIRNRGTIGGSLSHADPAAELPMLSLFYGARLSVQGPSGRRTIAAEDFFVDALTNCLAPEEIVVEIEFPILQHDGWAFEEVARRFGDFALASIAVAVRRGASIIEDTRVAVMGVADTPLRLKDVEDKLRGTTIDGQTPDRFSELVTSCVSANGDLHASAEYRQHLLGQLAKRAMQTALAAKG; this is translated from the coding sequence ATGAAGCCTGCCAAGTTTGAATATGTGGCGCCGACGACGGTGGATGCCGCGGTCGAAGCTTTGCGCGCGGCCAATGGCGAGGGCAAGGTTCTCGCCGGCGGTCAGAGCCTGCTTCCGCTCTTGAATTTTCGGATGACGCGGCCTGCCGTGCTGGTCGACCTGAATGGCATCAAGGAACTGTCGTTCATCGAGCTGAGAGGCGATCGCGTAGCGATCGGTGCCTTGACGCGGCATCGCGAGATCGAGCAATCGCCGCTGATCGCATCGAAGCTGCCGGTGATGGCGGCGGCCATGCGTCACGTGGCGCATCTGGCGATCCGCAATCGCGGCACTATCGGCGGCAGCCTGTCTCATGCGGATCCCGCCGCGGAGCTACCGATGCTGTCGCTGTTCTACGGCGCGCGCCTGTCGGTTCAGGGACCGTCCGGCCGGCGGACCATCGCTGCCGAGGATTTTTTCGTCGACGCGCTGACGAATTGCCTGGCGCCTGAGGAGATCGTGGTGGAGATCGAATTTCCGATCCTGCAACACGACGGATGGGCCTTCGAGGAAGTCGCTCGCCGCTTCGGCGATTTCGCGCTTGCCAGCATCGCCGTCGCTGTCCGACGCGGTGCTTCCATCATCGAGGACACGCGCGTTGCCGTGATGGGCGTGGCCGATACACCGCTCCGGCTGAAAGACGTCGAGGACAAGCTCCGCGGCACCACTATCGACGGCCAGACGCCGGATCGATTTTCCGAGCTTGTCACGTCCTGCGTGTCTGCAAATGGCGACCTGCATGCTTCGGCCGAATATCGCCAGCACTTGCTCGGGCAGCTGGCCAAGCGGGCCATGCAGACGGCGCTGGCCGCGAAAGGGTAA
- a CDS encoding (2Fe-2S)-binding protein produces the protein MSTTVSVTVNGTTYDVQDVEPRLLLSDFLRDTLGLTGTHVGCEHGVCGACTVLVNGDSVRSCLMLAVQANGAEITTVEGLGTPEALNVLQAQFREHHGLQCGFCTPGMLMTGEDLLRKYPLATDDEIREGLSGNLCRCTGYQNIVAAIRAAAAKRAEAVT, from the coding sequence ATGAGTACGACAGTATCGGTGACCGTCAACGGCACGACGTACGACGTACAGGATGTCGAGCCGCGGCTCCTGTTGTCAGACTTCCTGCGCGATACGCTCGGACTGACAGGCACTCATGTCGGATGCGAGCATGGCGTTTGCGGCGCGTGCACGGTGCTCGTCAACGGCGATAGCGTCCGCTCCTGCCTGATGCTCGCCGTTCAAGCCAACGGCGCCGAGATCACGACCGTGGAAGGCCTCGGGACGCCGGAGGCGCTCAACGTCCTGCAGGCCCAGTTTCGCGAGCATCACGGGCTGCAGTGCGGCTTCTGCACGCCCGGCATGCTGATGACGGGCGAAGACCTGCTCCGGAAATATCCGCTCGCGACCGACGACGAGATCAGGGAAGGGCTGTCCGGCAATCTCTGCCGCTGCACCGGATACCAGAACATTGTCGCTGCAATCCGGGCTGCGGCGGCCAAGCGCGCGGAGGCCGTGACGTGA
- a CDS encoding N-acyl homoserine lactonase family protein, translated as MKLNFLPAGRLRMKKSIYVAGADRSEMIDLPVSSALIRHKQGNILFDTGCHPSVVDHPEERWGSLAKVMKPLMSASETLLPSLACVGLEPDDIDVVVNSHFHPDHCGCNQFFRKATILAHAKEIEAAKAQGAEAVGYLRADWDYGQPIEPLHGEKDIFGDSSVVLVPLPGHTPGLVGALVSLDRDGQFLLASDAVSLRQNLDTDTAPRNTWNVEEQLKTFAEVRRIENAGAAVICGHDDQQWRGLRKGSEGYE; from the coding sequence GTGAAGCTCAATTTCCTCCCCGCCGGGCGCCTTCGCATGAAGAAGAGCATCTATGTGGCCGGCGCCGATCGCAGCGAGATGATCGATCTTCCTGTCAGTAGCGCCTTGATCCGGCACAAGCAGGGCAACATCCTGTTCGACACCGGCTGTCACCCTTCGGTGGTCGATCACCCTGAGGAGCGTTGGGGATCGCTCGCCAAGGTCATGAAGCCTTTGATGAGCGCAAGCGAGACCCTGCTGCCGAGCCTTGCCTGTGTCGGGCTGGAGCCGGACGATATCGACGTCGTCGTCAATTCCCATTTTCATCCCGACCATTGCGGCTGCAATCAGTTCTTCCGCAAGGCGACGATCCTTGCCCACGCCAAGGAAATCGAGGCCGCGAAGGCGCAGGGTGCGGAAGCCGTGGGCTATCTCCGTGCGGATTGGGACTACGGCCAGCCGATCGAGCCCTTGCACGGCGAGAAGGACATCTTCGGAGATTCCAGCGTCGTCCTGGTGCCCTTGCCAGGCCATACGCCGGGCTTGGTCGGTGCGCTGGTCAGCCTCGATCGCGATGGTCAGTTTCTGCTCGCGTCGGACGCCGTCAGCCTGCGGCAAAACCTCGATACCGATACCGCGCCTCGCAATACCTGGAACGTCGAGGAACAGCTGAAGACGTTCGCAGAGGTGCGGCGGATCGAGAACGCCGGTGCTGCGGTGATCTGTGGCCATGACGACCAGCAGTGGCGGGGCCTGCGTAAGGGAAGCGAAGGCTATGAATAG
- a CDS encoding xanthine dehydrogenase family protein molybdopterin-binding subunit has translation MNSETRPHSSDVLRPRNVGAPIKRTEDPRLLTGRGEYSADRKPDRPLHIAFLRSGQPHALISRIDTAAAQAMSGVVAVLTAESIAGDFKPVIPVSRMPNYYATPIVPLASGKVRYVGEAVAAVIATSRYLAEDALELIEVDYEPLGALSRAELAVADGAALLHDEAGTNVLIAREFRKGDVAADLKAAAVRVGGRFEMTRKAPLAMEPRSYTAEYEKRRDAITLYTSSNIPGIVRDAISESLDLPGHRLRVVAPDVGGSFGSKGSLYPEELLICIAARKLGRSLKWTADRLEDVSSSSQAFAEIVDAEMGFDANGIATSLQADVIGDVGAYSIYPWTCGLEPVQVVSFLPGPYKIASYRGAVRGVATCKPPTGPYRGVGRPISTFVAERLMDLGARALGLDPLEIRRRNLVRAEEFPYRIASGIIWDKTGFVECLEAAAEAAGYQQLRLQQADARKRGRLFGIGIASYAELTGIGSRIAVAPGMPINTGSETAKITIDSTGAITAAFGVASHGQGLETTLAQIVADDLGARFDDIRVIQGDSDEVPMSTGTYASRSAVLGGGAAKHASRILQDKIKRVASHLLEANQDDIEVSDGKAAVIGTDRVVTFKQVAKAVYSDMKTLPVEAREELTATYTYDPINGTTAAATHIAVVEVDPATCFVKILKYVVAEDCGRIINPMIVDGQVHGGVAQGIGAALFEELVYDDDGQLLSASLVDYVIPSAPEVPAMDVVHIESESAVAGGFRGMGEGGTIGAPAAIANAIADALSPLGIDVSILPMTPERIFRLMEQARFNARGKADE, from the coding sequence ATGAATAGCGAAACGCGCCCTCATTCATCGGACGTCTTGCGGCCGCGCAACGTCGGCGCGCCGATCAAGCGTACTGAAGACCCGCGGCTCTTGACCGGCCGCGGCGAGTATTCGGCCGACCGGAAGCCGGATCGGCCGCTGCACATCGCGTTCCTTCGCAGCGGGCAGCCGCATGCGCTGATCTCCCGGATCGATACCGCTGCTGCGCAGGCGATGTCCGGTGTGGTCGCGGTGCTCACCGCGGAGAGCATCGCCGGCGACTTCAAGCCGGTGATCCCGGTCTCGCGGATGCCGAACTACTACGCGACGCCGATCGTGCCGCTGGCTTCCGGCAAGGTCCGCTATGTCGGCGAGGCCGTGGCTGCCGTGATAGCCACCTCGCGATATCTGGCGGAGGATGCGCTCGAGTTGATCGAGGTCGACTACGAGCCGCTTGGGGCGCTCTCGCGCGCGGAACTCGCCGTTGCCGATGGCGCGGCACTTCTGCACGACGAGGCCGGAACAAACGTCCTGATCGCGCGCGAGTTCAGGAAAGGCGACGTGGCTGCCGATCTCAAGGCGGCCGCGGTCAGGGTAGGCGGTCGGTTTGAGATGACCCGCAAGGCACCGCTTGCGATGGAGCCGCGGAGCTATACGGCCGAGTACGAGAAGCGGCGAGATGCCATCACGCTCTATACGTCGTCGAACATTCCGGGCATCGTCCGCGACGCGATTTCGGAATCGCTTGATCTTCCAGGTCATCGGTTGCGGGTGGTGGCGCCCGATGTCGGTGGTAGCTTTGGATCGAAGGGGTCGCTCTATCCCGAAGAGCTCCTGATCTGCATCGCGGCGCGCAAGCTCGGCCGCTCGCTGAAGTGGACGGCCGATCGTCTGGAAGATGTGAGCAGCTCGAGCCAGGCCTTCGCGGAAATCGTCGATGCCGAGATGGGTTTTGACGCCAACGGCATCGCGACCTCGCTGCAGGCGGACGTGATCGGCGACGTCGGGGCCTATTCGATCTATCCCTGGACCTGCGGGCTGGAGCCGGTGCAAGTCGTCAGCTTCCTTCCGGGTCCCTACAAGATCGCGTCGTATCGCGGCGCCGTCCGCGGCGTCGCCACCTGCAAGCCACCGACCGGTCCCTACCGCGGCGTCGGCCGGCCGATCTCGACCTTCGTCGCCGAGCGCCTGATGGACCTTGGCGCCAGGGCGCTCGGTCTTGATCCTCTCGAAATCAGGCGCCGCAACCTGGTCCGGGCCGAGGAATTCCCGTACCGGATCGCATCCGGAATCATCTGGGACAAGACAGGTTTCGTCGAATGCCTCGAGGCCGCTGCTGAGGCTGCTGGTTACCAACAGCTTCGCCTCCAGCAAGCGGATGCGCGCAAGCGGGGACGTCTGTTCGGCATCGGGATCGCCTCCTACGCGGAGCTGACCGGCATCGGATCGCGGATCGCCGTCGCACCGGGCATGCCGATCAACACCGGCTCGGAAACGGCGAAGATCACCATCGATTCGACCGGTGCTATCACGGCGGCCTTTGGTGTCGCCTCTCACGGACAAGGGCTCGAGACGACGCTGGCGCAAATCGTGGCCGATGATCTCGGCGCCCGCTTCGACGACATCCGCGTCATTCAGGGCGACAGCGACGAGGTTCCGATGTCGACCGGGACCTATGCGAGCCGTAGCGCGGTGCTCGGCGGCGGTGCTGCCAAGCATGCCTCGCGCATCCTCCAGGACAAGATCAAGCGGGTTGCGTCTCATCTGCTGGAGGCCAACCAGGACGACATCGAGGTTTCGGACGGCAAGGCCGCGGTCATCGGCACCGACCGCGTGGTGACCTTCAAGCAGGTCGCCAAGGCAGTTTATTCCGACATGAAGACGCTGCCGGTCGAGGCGCGCGAGGAGCTGACGGCGACGTACACCTACGACCCGATCAATGGGACGACCGCGGCGGCCACTCATATCGCCGTGGTCGAAGTCGATCCTGCGACTTGCTTCGTCAAGATACTGAAATACGTCGTCGCGGAGGATTGCGGGAGGATCATCAATCCGATGATCGTCGACGGCCAGGTCCATGGCGGCGTCGCGCAAGGTATCGGTGCGGCGCTGTTCGAGGAGCTCGTCTATGACGATGACGGTCAGCTTCTGAGCGCGAGCCTCGTCGACTATGTGATCCCGTCCGCGCCCGAAGTGCCGGCCATGGATGTCGTCCACATCGAAAGCGAATCGGCGGTGGCCGGTGGATTCCGCGGCATGGGCGAGGGCGGCACGATCGGCGCGCCGGCCGCCATTGCCAATGCGATCGCCGACGCGTTGTCGCCGCTCGGCATCGACGTGTCCATTCTTCCGATGACTCCGGAGCGCATCTTCAGGCTCATGGAGCAGGCCAGATTCAACGCGAGAGGAAAAGCAGATGAGTGA
- a CDS encoding SDR family NAD(P)-dependent oxidoreductase: MSDLKGRVALVTGGGRDVGAAIAKLLAEHGASVAVNYHSSKSEAEAVVAEIEKAGGKARAYQADISDADVVRKMVAGIKNDFGGLDILVNNAGLVFRKRFSESTPEDWKRQIDTCLYGALNCSHSAGPLLEASGRGRIISIMGDSSRVGESGLALGAAARAGTIALMKSLAREWGRSGVTANSISLGLIETAHDKTWVDANRDKLVKAYAIRRLGLPSDVAPLVALLASDAGSWITGQVISVNGGYSMV, from the coding sequence ATGAGTGATCTCAAAGGACGTGTCGCGCTCGTGACCGGCGGCGGACGAGACGTAGGCGCGGCGATCGCCAAGCTCTTGGCGGAACACGGCGCCAGCGTTGCGGTCAACTATCACAGCTCGAAGTCCGAGGCCGAAGCGGTGGTCGCCGAGATCGAGAAGGCCGGCGGCAAGGCCAGGGCTTATCAGGCCGATATCTCGGACGCCGACGTCGTTAGGAAAATGGTTGCCGGCATCAAGAACGATTTCGGCGGGCTCGACATCCTCGTCAACAACGCCGGGCTGGTGTTTCGCAAGCGTTTCAGCGAAAGCACGCCCGAGGACTGGAAGAGGCAGATCGACACCTGCCTGTACGGTGCGCTGAATTGCTCGCACAGTGCCGGGCCGCTGCTTGAAGCGTCCGGCCGCGGCCGCATCATCTCCATCATGGGGGACTCATCGAGGGTCGGCGAGTCCGGCCTCGCACTCGGTGCGGCCGCGCGCGCCGGCACGATCGCGTTGATGAAGTCGCTGGCCCGCGAATGGGGGCGCTCCGGCGTGACCGCGAATTCGATCTCGCTGGGCCTCATCGAAACCGCCCACGACAAGACCTGGGTGGATGCCAATCGCGACAAGCTGGTCAAAGCCTACGCCATCCGCCGGCTGGGCCTGCCGTCCGACGTTGCACCGTTGGTCGCCCTGCTGGCGTCCGATGCGGGCAGCTGGATCACGGGGCAGGTGATCAGCGTCAACGGCGGCTACAGTATGGTCTAG
- a CDS encoding class I adenylate-forming enzyme family protein translates to MLHVDLIAPIATLLDRHAKQRPDKVAYWDSSRSVTYAELATRTASIAANLAKAGLREGDKVAIYLPNGVDWIEACFAALRAGAVVVPISFDAAEGEISYRLTDAGCSLVITAAARKELIAKICGDAGIAPTVIFAGVDAAQAGRALSDLATESAAKPLDPDDIDRSSFIIYTSGTTGRAKGVLLSLRGMLWIAAACWAPIGELTDKDVVLSPLPLFHSYGLNLSVLSVLAAGASEHIMEKFSPQQALDLLQTGKYSILPGVPTMFHYLLHRAQEAGIERLGSVRLCISAGAIMPATLNNAFEKQFRTRLLDGYGITETSTMVTMNWLHGARPMGSCGLPVPGLAVRIVDPSSLEDVPIGEEGELIVRGPNLMHGYHNKPAETASALRKGWYHTGDLAKSDASGYLTITGRIKELIIRGGQNIAPAEIEEVVVRHPQVTDCAVVGIRHATLGEVPCLFVVAKANELDVTSLMDHCRAHLSSYKIPEATHLVSEIPRTGSGKIMRFKLVEALSRA, encoded by the coding sequence ATGCTGCACGTTGATCTGATCGCACCGATCGCAACGCTCCTCGATCGTCATGCGAAGCAGCGGCCCGACAAGGTCGCGTACTGGGACTCGTCGCGATCCGTCACCTACGCGGAGCTTGCGACGCGTACCGCCTCGATCGCGGCGAACCTGGCGAAGGCCGGTCTGCGGGAGGGCGACAAGGTTGCGATCTATCTGCCCAACGGCGTCGACTGGATCGAAGCCTGCTTCGCGGCGCTGCGTGCCGGTGCGGTCGTGGTTCCCATCAGCTTCGATGCGGCGGAAGGGGAGATCAGCTATCGCCTGACCGATGCCGGTTGCAGCCTCGTCATCACGGCTGCGGCGAGGAAGGAGCTGATCGCGAAGATCTGCGGTGATGCCGGGATTGCGCCGACGGTGATCTTTGCCGGTGTCGATGCGGCGCAGGCCGGCAGAGCGCTGTCGGATCTTGCAACAGAGAGCGCCGCGAAACCGCTCGATCCCGACGACATCGACCGCTCGTCCTTCATCATCTACACGTCCGGCACGACGGGCCGGGCGAAAGGTGTGCTGCTGTCGTTGCGCGGCATGCTGTGGATCGCCGCGGCATGCTGGGCGCCGATCGGCGAACTGACCGACAAGGACGTCGTTCTGTCACCGTTGCCGCTGTTTCACTCCTACGGTCTCAATCTGTCGGTGCTCAGCGTGCTCGCGGCCGGCGCGAGCGAGCACATCATGGAGAAGTTTTCACCGCAGCAGGCGCTCGATCTGTTGCAGACAGGAAAATATTCGATCCTGCCGGGCGTGCCGACGATGTTCCACTATCTCCTACATCGTGCGCAGGAGGCTGGGATCGAACGCCTCGGCTCGGTCCGGCTGTGCATCTCCGCAGGCGCCATCATGCCGGCGACCCTGAACAACGCCTTCGAGAAGCAGTTCAGGACACGGCTGCTGGACGGATACGGCATCACCGAGACGTCCACGATGGTCACGATGAACTGGCTGCATGGCGCGCGCCCTATGGGATCGTGCGGACTGCCGGTGCCGGGCCTTGCCGTGCGCATCGTCGATCCATCCTCGCTTGAGGATGTCCCGATCGGCGAGGAAGGCGAGCTGATTGTGCGCGGGCCGAACCTGATGCACGGCTATCACAACAAGCCTGCGGAGACGGCGTCTGCCCTGCGAAAGGGCTGGTACCATACCGGCGATCTCGCGAAGTCGGACGCCAGCGGCTATCTGACGATCACCGGCCGGATCAAGGAACTGATCATCCGTGGCGGCCAGAACATCGCGCCGGCCGAGATCGAGGAGGTCGTGGTCCGACATCCGCAGGTGACCGATTGTGCCGTTGTCGGCATTAGGCACGCCACGCTCGGCGAAGTGCCGTGCCTCTTTGTCGTGGCCAAGGCCAACGAGCTGGATGTCACGTCGCTGATGGACCACTGCAGGGCCCATCTCTCATCCTACAAGATCCCCGAAGCGACCCATCTCGTCTCGGAGATTCCACGCACGGGCTCGGGGAAGATCATGCGCTTCAAGCTGGTCGAGGCATTGAGCCGCGCTTAG
- a CDS encoding helix-turn-helix domain-containing protein — protein sequence MARTLDIVSDAWAFLIIREAFFGTQTFEAFRAALGIPRATLTDRLRKLTQLAIFRQVAPGTSLRKEYRLTKMGFDLYPSFIALMQFGDHWLAGGKPAPLTLVHIGCGCDSHPIVACSHCGESVSARDAKYRDGPGAGRHPAKAGRNTRRASDGNRFQLGRPSSVSRALEIIGDKWSFMVVREGFFGNRRYDKILTELEIAPNILTDRLNRLVASGVLRRRQYQSSPDRYEYLLTDMGRDLYGPFITMLQWGDRWLSKGKPPLLLTHVTCGHDFHASVNCDRCKQPIVAADMRYRLTYDPKAFGALGPRSVDS from the coding sequence GTGGCGCGCACGCTGGATATCGTGTCCGACGCCTGGGCTTTCCTGATCATCCGCGAGGCGTTCTTCGGGACGCAGACGTTCGAGGCATTCCGCGCAGCACTCGGCATTCCCAGGGCGACACTGACCGATCGTCTGAGGAAACTCACGCAGCTCGCGATCTTCCGTCAGGTCGCGCCCGGAACGTCGCTGCGCAAGGAATATCGTCTGACCAAGATGGGCTTCGATCTCTATCCGAGCTTCATCGCGTTGATGCAGTTCGGCGATCACTGGCTCGCAGGCGGCAAGCCCGCACCACTGACGCTGGTCCACATCGGCTGCGGTTGCGACAGCCACCCGATCGTCGCGTGCTCGCATTGTGGTGAAAGCGTCAGCGCGCGCGATGCCAAATACCGCGACGGACCGGGCGCCGGGCGCCACCCCGCCAAGGCCGGCCGCAACACACGGAGAGCCTCCGACGGCAACCGCTTCCAGCTTGGCCGCCCAAGCTCTGTGTCGCGCGCGCTCGAGATCATCGGCGACAAATGGAGCTTCATGGTCGTGCGCGAGGGCTTCTTCGGCAATCGGCGCTACGACAAGATCCTCACCGAACTCGAGATCGCGCCGAATATCCTGACCGACCGGCTCAACCGTCTCGTCGCCAGCGGTGTGTTGCGCCGCCGGCAATACCAGAGCTCGCCCGATCGCTATGAGTATCTCCTCACCGACATGGGGCGCGACCTCTACGGGCCGTTCATCACGATGCTGCAGTGGGGCGATCGTTGGCTCTCCAAAGGCAAGCCGCCACTGCTGCTCACCCACGTTACCTGCGGGCATGATTTCCATGCGTCGGTGAACTGCGACCGCTGCAAGCAGCCGATTGTCGCCGCCGACATGCGCTACAGGTTGACCTACGATCCCAAGGCGTTTGGCGCCCTGGGACCGCGTTCCGTCGATTCATAG
- a CDS encoding ABC transporter substrate-binding protein: MKAGVQIILIAAAVAFASNVAAQTAAVSDDAVKIGVLTDMSGQFSHESGEGSVTAVKMAVEDFGGKVLGKPIEVLVADHQNKPDTASGLARKWFDVDHVDMVANLINSSIALTVSQLAQQKNRIAIINGSGSSRLTNDACTPNSVHYAYDTYALARGTGSALMKAGQKSWYFLTADYAFGHALEGDTTAVVKSLGGEVVGSTRYPIEAFDQSSFLLQAQSSKAQVIGLAGSGNVLVNSIKSAQEFGITKGGQTLAGLLVWITDIKSLGLRTAQGLVLTNAFYWDRDDETRAWSKRFHERMKRMPHMGDAGDYSSTMHYLKAIDAAGTDEAKAVMSKMREMPINDFFAKNGRIREDGRMVHDMYVYEVKQPSESKGEWDFYKLREVIPGEQAFRPLKDSLCPLVKKG; encoded by the coding sequence ATGAAGGCTGGAGTGCAGATAATCTTGATCGCAGCGGCAGTCGCCTTCGCAAGCAACGTCGCCGCACAGACTGCTGCGGTTTCCGACGATGCCGTGAAGATCGGCGTGCTGACCGACATGTCCGGCCAGTTCTCTCACGAATCCGGTGAGGGGTCCGTGACAGCAGTGAAAATGGCGGTTGAGGATTTCGGCGGCAAGGTGCTGGGCAAGCCGATTGAGGTGCTGGTGGCCGACCACCAGAACAAGCCGGACACGGCCTCGGGGCTCGCGCGCAAATGGTTCGACGTCGATCATGTCGACATGGTCGCCAATTTGATCAATTCCTCGATCGCGCTCACCGTCTCCCAGCTTGCACAGCAGAAGAACAGGATCGCCATCATCAACGGCTCCGGTTCATCGCGCCTCACCAATGATGCCTGCACGCCCAACAGCGTTCACTATGCCTACGACACCTACGCACTGGCTCGCGGCACCGGCAGCGCGCTGATGAAGGCAGGTCAAAAGAGCTGGTACTTCCTGACGGCGGACTATGCCTTTGGACATGCGCTGGAGGGCGACACCACTGCGGTCGTGAAGAGCCTGGGCGGTGAGGTGGTTGGATCGACCCGATATCCGATCGAGGCGTTCGACCAATCCTCATTCCTGCTCCAGGCGCAGTCGTCAAAAGCCCAGGTCATCGGCCTGGCGGGTTCAGGCAATGTCCTCGTCAATTCGATCAAGTCGGCGCAGGAGTTCGGGATCACGAAGGGAGGCCAGACGCTTGCCGGACTGCTGGTATGGATCACCGATATCAAGAGCCTCGGCCTTCGGACGGCGCAGGGGCTCGTGCTGACCAACGCCTTCTATTGGGATCGCGACGACGAGACGCGCGCATGGTCGAAGCGCTTCCACGAACGCATGAAGCGGATGCCGCATATGGGCGACGCCGGCGACTATTCGTCGACCATGCATTATCTCAAGGCGATCGACGCCGCCGGGACCGACGAAGCCAAGGCCGTGATGAGCAAGATGCGCGAGATGCCGATCAACGACTTCTTCGCCAAGAACGGCCGCATCCGCGAGGATGGGCGTATGGTGCACGACATGTATGTGTACGAGGTGAAGCAGCCGTCGGAATCCAAGGGCGAATGGGATTTCTACAAGCTGCGCGAAGTGATCCCGGGCGAGCAGGCGTTCCGCCCACTCAAGGACAGCCTCTGCCCGCTGGTCAAGAAGGGGTGA